From the Myripristis murdjan chromosome 14, fMyrMur1.1, whole genome shotgun sequence genome, one window contains:
- the LOC115372041 gene encoding histone H4 gives MSGRGKGGKGLGKGGAKRHRKVLRDNIQGITKPAIRRLARRGGVKRISGLIYEETRGVLKVFLENVIRDAVTYTEHAKRKTVTAMDVVYALKRQGRTLYGFGG, from the coding sequence atgtctggcCGCGGAAAGGGAGGAAAGGGGCTCGGGAAAGGAGGCGCCAAGCGTCACCGCAAAGTTCTCCGTGATAACATCCAGGGCATCACCAAGCCCGCCATCCGCCGCCTGGCTCGCCGTGGCGGCGTCAAGCGTATCTCCGGTCTCATCTACGAGGAGACCCGCGGGGTGCTCAAGGTTTTCCTGGAGAACGTCATCCGCGACGCCGTCACCTACACCGAGCACGCCAAGAGGAAGACCGTCACTGCCATGGACGTGGTGTACGCGCTCAAGAGGCAGGGCCGCACTCTCTACGGCTTCGGAGGCTAA